A window of bacterium genomic DNA:
AAAATGCTGTGGATAAAATTAGAGGCATTCTCTTTGTTTGAAAATATCTCTTTGAAGAAACTGTCATGTGGATTTGATATCTCCATCTTATCTCCTTACCCCAGCTTTGTTCTAACTGGTATGATAACGCGTAACTATTCACCACGAAGAACACGAAGGACACAAAAATGTTACAGCACAAATCTCTTTATGTCTTCTTTCAATCTTTCCACATTGAAATTTATCAATAGACCAACCTTGATATTTGCCAATTTCATATATGGTAACTATTCAGCCACAGATGGACACGGATGAAACACGGAAAATCCGTGAACCGTGTCCGTAATTAGGCTGAAGGTTTTTCCTCCTGTTGCCCTCTGTCTTCTGCCTTCTGCCCTCTGCTATTTATCTGTGCCAATCCATGTTAATCAGTGGCTCAATAGTTACTTTATTTCTATATCTTCTCTGTTCCTCTGCGTCTCTGCGGTAAAAGACTACCTGAACGGTTACCCTTTATCGAATTTCGTTTTAGTAATAAAATGAGTAATAATAATAACTAAGGCAATTAATGAGAGTAATAAAGATATTCTTACTCTGACTAAATTTATGGGATGTTTTACTAAATTGCCCGGTTTGATTATCTCTAATGATGTGGCGTGAATATCGAGTTCACCTCCGTGATTGGGACAGGCACGATGGAAAATCCCTTTTACCATTATTCTATCTCCAATGGCTTTATAGCAACCGTGGTAAGTAATCTTTGGGAGTTGCGAGATTTGAACAAAAACACCAATGGCAAAATTCCCATCGCTAATATTAAGCCAGGCAATATTCCCTCTTTTCATTACCGAACCAACGACCTCACCCTCATAATAAACCATTTTCCCATCGTATTCTTTTGCCTTTTTAATTAATTCGGTCGATGAAATAGGAGATGCATAAACAAGATTCTTTATAACCACAAAGAACATAAAAAATACAAAGATTTTAAATTGATTTTGGATTTTGGATTGATTCATCTTATTACCCTCTTTTTAGAAGACCATAATTGGGTAGTTGAGATAACAAAACTAATCAAGGCAAAAATAGACATAAATTCTAATCTTCCTGCCCACATTTCAAATATATAGGTTATTTTAAGTAAAAATGGCATTTGAGGAGAAACAATTCCACAACTAAGTCCAGTGCCGCTTCCTGTGGAAACTGAATCAAACAAAGCATCTAATAATGGATAATCATAAATAACTCCAACAAATGTCCCCAGTCCATAACTAAATAAAAAGCAAAAAATAATGAACATTGTTGAGCGAACGATTTTATCTTCTAATACAATATCTTTGATATGGTGAAACTTTTCCTTTACGACCGCTGATTTAGGGAGTGAAAGGGATTTTATATCCTGAAGCATTCCTTTAAATAAAATACCTATTCTTAAGGATTTAATTGCTCCTGATGTCGAACCACTATTACCCCCAATTCCCATAGCGATGATTAAACCTATCATTGCTAATGGTCCCCAGTCGGTTAAGAATTGTTGTGGATAAATCGTCGAATGGCCAGCAGTGCCAAGTGCTGAGATAACAAGATAAAGTGCCTTTCTAAAAAAGGTAGTGAAGTTTGAATAAACTTGTTGTTGGACAAGTCCATTTATGACGATAAAGAAAACTATTAAGAATATACTTATAAAACTAATGATTTCAATATTCTTGTATATTTCTTTGCGGTTTCCCGTAAAAAGTGCGTAATGAATTGAGAAATTCATTACGCCAAGGATAATTACTACTGCGGTAATTATTTCAATAGTTAAACTATGGTAATAAAGTAAACTCATACTTTGTGGTGCAAAACCACAAGTTGCCCATGAACTTATATATAACCACATACTATGCCAGAATGCTTCCAGTTTCGGTAACCCTATATTTACATAAGCAAACCAGAGAACTAATGTCCCAAGACAAAAATAACTTAGACTAATCGCCCAGATTATTCTTGCGGTCTGAACAATGTTAGGTAAAATTCTATCTTCTCTGCCCTCCCCAACATACATTCCATAGACACCGCTGGTGCGAATTAATAATGTCAGAGCAATAAGAATCATTCCTTGACCACCAATAAAGGTAATTGTGAATCGCCACATATTAACTGTGTAAGAAATATGGTCTAAATCTTGAATTAAAGATAATCCAACCGTGGCTAAACCACTCATAGCATCAAAACATGCATCTGTGTAAGAAATAAAATGGCCACTCATGAAAAGTGGGATGGCGCCTAAAAACATCGTTAAAATCCAGGAAACTGAAGCAATGACCATTCCTTCTATCCAGGAAAGGTCAGTTGGAACAGGACAGATTAAAAGGAGGATATAGCCAATAATCATGCAACACAAAAAACTAATGAAAAAATTTATTCCTTCGTTATACTCATTCATTAGAAAGGAAACAGCAATAGGAATAATCATTAAAAGCCCATATCCAACAATTAGCCTGCCACTATAATAACCAATAGTTTTAATATCCTGTAAGGTAGGTTTTGGAATCATTTTATATACCACACCAGTCCCGCGATAATCAAACAAAGGACAATGATAATAAAAATAGCTAAAATTTCAATCAAAAACCCCATAACAGGGTTAAAAATTTTTGTTATTGTTTTTCTATTATTCATTTATATCAATTTCTCCTAAGAAAATATTGAGTAATGCCTGTTCATTTTCAATCGTCGTCAGGGCAATTATATCATCTCCTTTTTCTAACTTAGTTTTGCCGTTGGGAATGATAAGGTCTTCGCCTCTAACAATAGAGGCAATAACTGAGTTAGATGGTAATTTAATTTTCTCTATTGGTTTATTTATAACCGGTGAGTTATCCATAAGGTCAACGCGGACAATCGCTAATTTACCTTTCTGGACAGTCATCAGGTTAATAAAGTCTTCGAGGGATGTTTCTTCCTCAATTATTCGAGCAATAATTGCGGTGCTATTGATGGGCACATCCACTCCTAAATCATTAAAAATCTGTTCATTTTTGGGGTCATTTACTCGAGCGACAGTGCGAGGGACATTAAAGTATTCCTTCGCCAATTGACAGACAACAATATTATCTTCGTCATCACCGGTTACAGCCGCAACAACATCAGCCTTTTCAATCCCGGCATCTTCTAAATAATGTGCCTCACAGCCATCTCCTTCGATTGTAAGTACATTTTCTAATTCTTCGGCAATTTCAGAACAGATATTTGGATCTTTTTCTATTAAAGCAACCTGATGCTTATCCTGGCAAAGTGTTTTAGCCAGTTGATACCCAATCTTTCCTCCACCAACAATAACTATATACATTTTAGCCCTCTCGTTTAGTAAACATTCAAAAGTTAGTTTTCAGTCATTAATATTTAGCTTCAGCATTCTACATCTTGTATCTTGCATCCTCTTTTAACTACTGATATCTGCTCACTGAACGCTTACCTTTTAACAATAATTAATAAAATATCCTTTTCTTTAGTAATTATTTCTTCATTTGGAAATAGGATTTCCTTATCACGAAGCACGGCAAGGGTTTTACCCTGTTGTTTTGTTTCTATTTCTTTTAAAGTTAAACCAGATGTATCTTCATTTATTTTAAATTCAATTATTTCTATCTCATTTACTTCAGATAAGTGATGAACAAAATGTCCAGAGGTAATTTTTTCTTTGATCATTTTTGCCATTAAGGTTGTTCCACCAATTACATTTAATCCTAATTGGTGATATAGTTGTGTTCGTTTTGGGTCATATATTCTGGTTATCACAGTAGGTATTTTAAATATTTTCCTTGCGACCTGTGTTGCGACCACATTGGTATTATCGCCGTTTGTCACCACAGCAACTGCATCTGCATTTTCAATACCCGCTTTTTTCAAAAGCTCAACATCATAACCATTACCAACCATAGTTCTACCATTAAAATTTGTGCCCAGTCGTTTGAAGGAAGAGTTACTTTTATCAATCACAACAACATTATGTCCTTCTAAACTTAAAGTAGTTGCTAATTGAGACCCGACTCGACCACAACCAATGATGATAATATACATTTATTTTCCCTCCAAAATTATGTAACCGTTCAGCCACAGAGGCACAGAGTTCACAGAGAATTAGAGAAATTAGCCACAAATGGACACGAATTATAGCACTTATTAATCGAAATTTGACATAGATATGACTCTGAAATTCCAAATCACAAATTCCAAATTCCAAACAAATTCAAATGACCAAAATTCAAAACATTACCCCCCATAGTTTGGTATTTATTACTTGAAATTTGGTGCTTATTTGAGATTTGGTGCTTGGGATTTGGGATTTTTCCCTTATCCACTCTGAGTAAAATTTTGACTAATAACTGCTATATTCCCTCTGTGTTCTCTGTGACTCTGTGGTTATATCCCTGGACGCTTACAAAATTATTAAAGGGTATCATATCATAAAATATGTCCTTTGTCAACTTTAAAAAATTATCCTGTCCATCTGCGTGAATCTGCGTCCTATCTATGTCCATATTTTATTTCAAATGTAGAAAATTCTCCGGTATAATCTTCGTAAGTCATTTCAACATTTTTAACACTTGCCCCGGGAGGACCTTTATGGCACCAGGAGATGATTTTTTCTACTTGTGTCTCTTCTCCTTCAAATAGTGCTTCTACTCTCCCATCCGGGAGGTTTTTTACCCAGCCATTAATTTCTAATCTTTTTGCAGAATCTTGAGTATATGCCCTGAAGAATACTCCCTGGACATAGCCAGAGATATAGAGATGTGCTCTTATGTTCATAACTTCATTACTTCCTAACTTCCAAACTTCGTAATTTCTTAACTTTATTGTAACCGTTCAGGTTATACATTAGAAGTGTAAGAAGGGGGATAAGGAGATAAGGAAGATATGGAGATAAGATAATAGAAATAGATTGAAATTTATAGAAATAGGTAGAAATTGATTGTGGAAAACAACAAATTTCCATAAATTTCTATTAGTTTCTACTAATTTCAATTTTTTTAATAATATCCCCTTATCTCCTTTATCTCCATATCTCCTTTTCTTACACCACCTGAACGCTTACACTTTATTATTCTGAAATTAGCCACACACACTGGTAACTGGTAATTGGTAACTGGTAATTGGTTAAATAGTTTCCTCCTGAACTCGAACTCAGCCGAACAGTATTTAATTACCAATCACCAGTTACCAGAATCAAATTCCGTGCGTTATTTGTTCAACATAACACTATTGCTCTGTTGCTACTCATTAGACATATTTTTTATGAAGAAAAGATAGTTTTTTTGAAGGAGTAATTAAGTTTTGAAGTAGATAAAGTTTCCTATCACGCGAGGCAACGGCAATATGTTTTGCATTAGGAGTAATATCTACTTCATAAACACTTCCTTTTGTTTCATATTTCCAGATTTCTTTTCCTGTTTTATTAAGTAAATAAACATAATTATTATTTACTCCCGCAACTATAAATTCACCATCAGGGGTAATTCTAACTCCATAGATTTCTCCGCCGATATATTTTTTAAAGAGTAATTTACCCTTTTTATTTAAAAGGTAAATATATTTATCTTCTCCACCAGCTATAATTAGATTACCATTAAAAGAGATATCGACATCATAAACCTCGCCATTTGTTTCAAACTTCCATAATAACTTTCCGTTTTTATTCTGAAAGTAAATATATCTATCTCCACAACCAGAGACAATATATTCCGCGGCGGGTGTAAGTGCTACGCCACTAACCATTTGACTTACTCCATATCGCCAGAGGAGTTTTCCATTTATCACATCTAAAAGTCCTATTTTCCAATCAGCAGTGCCAACCGCAATATAATCTCCTCCTGGAGTAATAGAAACGCTATTTACATCGCCCCCTGTTTTATATTTCCATAGCAATTCACCTGTATTATTAAAGAAACAAACATCATAATCACCAGTTCCAGCAACAATATAGTTTCCTTTATAGGTAATATCTACGGAATGTACCCATTGTCCAATTTCATATTCCCAGAGTTTATTACCCCTTCCATCTAAGAAATAAAGATTTTTATCATTGGCACCTACAACTATATATTTAGCATCATGGGTAATGGCAACACAAAAAACACTTTCTCGAATGTTATAACTCCATTTTTCTTTGACTAATTCTGGCATAGATAGAAATTCCTGGTAACTATTTAGTGTGATAAG
This region includes:
- a CDS encoding TrkA family potassium uptake protein, which gives rise to MYIIIIGCGRVGSQLATTLSLEGHNVVVIDKSNSSFKRLGTNFNGRTMVGNGYDVELLKKAGIENADAVAVVTNGDNTNVVATQVARKIFKIPTVITRIYDPKRTQLYHQLGLNVIGGTTLMAKMIKEKITSGHFVHHLSEVNEIEIIEFKINEDTSGLTLKEIETKQQGKTLAVLRDKEILFPNEEIITKEKDILLIIVKR
- a CDS encoding DNA-binding protein, translating into MNQSKIQNQFKIFVFFMFFVVIKNLVYASPISSTELIKKAKEYDGKMVYYEGEVVGSVMKRGNIAWLNISDGNFAIGVFVQISQLPKITYHGCYKAIGDRIMVKGIFHRACPNHGGELDIHATSLEIIKPGNLVKHPINLVRVRISLLLSLIALVIIITHFITKTKFDKG
- a CDS encoding potassium transporter TrkG — translated: MIPKPTLQDIKTIGYYSGRLIVGYGLLMIIPIAVSFLMNEYNEGINFFISFLCCMIIGYILLLICPVPTDLSWIEGMVIASVSWILTMFLGAIPLFMSGHFISYTDACFDAMSGLATVGLSLIQDLDHISYTVNMWRFTITFIGGQGMILIALTLLIRTSGVYGMYVGEGREDRILPNIVQTARIIWAISLSYFCLGTLVLWFAYVNIGLPKLEAFWHSMWLYISSWATCGFAPQSMSLLYYHSLTIEIITAVVIILGVMNFSIHYALFTGNRKEIYKNIEIISFISIFLIVFFIVINGLVQQQVYSNFTTFFRKALYLVISALGTAGHSTIYPQQFLTDWGPLAMIGLIIAMGIGGNSGSTSGAIKSLRIGILFKGMLQDIKSLSLPKSAVVKEKFHHIKDIVLEDKIVRSTMFIIFCFLFSYGLGTFVGVIYDYPLLDALFDSVSTGSGTGLSCGIVSPQMPFLLKITYIFEMWAGRLEFMSIFALISFVISTTQLWSSKKRVIR
- a CDS encoding PQQ-binding-like beta-propeller repeat protein encodes the protein MPELVKEKWSYNIRESVFCVAITHDAKYIVVGANDKNLYFLDGRGNKLWEYEIGQWVHSVDITYKGNYIVAGTGDYDVCFFNNTGELLWKYKTGGDVNSVSITPGGDYIAVGTADWKIGLLDVINGKLLWRYGVSQMVSGVALTPAAEYIVSGCGDRYIYFQNKNGKLLWKFETNGEVYDVDISFNGNLIIAGGEDKYIYLLNKKGKLLFKKYIGGEIYGVRITPDGEFIVAGVNNNYVYLLNKTGKEIWKYETKGSVYEVDITPNAKHIAVASRDRKLYLLQNLITPSKKLSFLHKKYV
- a CDS encoding acylphosphatase, with amino-acid sequence MNIRAHLYISGYVQGVFFRAYTQDSAKRLEINGWVKNLPDGRVEALFEGEETQVEKIISWCHKGPPGASVKNVEMTYEDYTGEFSTFEIKYGHR
- a CDS encoding NAD-binding protein, which gives rise to MYIVIVGGGKIGYQLAKTLCQDKHQVALIEKDPNICSEIAEELENVLTIEGDGCEAHYLEDAGIEKADVVAAVTGDDEDNIVVCQLAKEYFNVPRTVARVNDPKNEQIFNDLGVDVPINSTAIIARIIEEETSLEDFINLMTVQKGKLAIVRVDLMDNSPVINKPIEKIKLPSNSVIASIVRGEDLIIPNGKTKLEKGDDIIALTTIENEQALLNIFLGEIDINE